The Streptomyces armeniacus genomic interval CGGCACCGCGCCGAGGGCGCGGACACGTGGAGCAAGTGGCAGACGATCTACAAGACCGAAAGCGACCGCTGCCAGGGCGTCGAACTGACCGAGTCCAGCGGCACCGTCTCGCTCGTCGCCGACTTCGGCCGCTACTGCTATGACGGCGAGCCCCCGACAGAGTCGGTGGCGGGTGTCGGCCTGGGCGACCTCGCCGGCAGCGACTGGGAAATCAACATCACCAAGGACTTCGACGGCTGGCAGGACGCCTCCGTCAGCGACGACGGCGGTCACGTCGTCTTCGTCCGCAACAGCGACGCGGGCCTGTCCACCCTCCGCTGGGAACAGGGCAAGGGCTTCGGCGAGATCGTCAGGCCGTAACGCACCACCCGTAACGCGCAGCCGGGGCGGGCCGTCAACCGGCCCGCCCCGGCCGCCCGTTCACCCCGCCAGTTCCAGCGCGGCCAGTGCCTCCGGCGCCGGCGCCGTGCCGTCCTCCGTCGCGAGGGTTGAGGCGCCGCGGCAGGCCGAGTTCGCGGCGGAGCGCGCCGACGGACGAGGTGAACGCCCGGTCCATCGTGCGCAGCAGCAGCTGTCCGCCCAGCCGGTTGCCGTGCCGCCCGAGTGGCCGCAGGCCGCTGAACACGGGCGGGAAGTCGGCGGTGGGCTGGATGGCTGGAGGTACACACCCAGCGTCGGGATGCGTCGCGCCTCGCCGAGCGCCGCGCACAGGGGGTGGGTGAGCGTGGACGCCAGCAGTACGTCCGCACCGGCCGCCACCGCGTCCCGTACGCCGTCCGTGAGCCGGGGCAGGAAGTCCGTGGCCATGCTCCGTACGCGGGCCATGGCCACCGGTACGCTCGCCGCCCGCGCGAGACCCTGCCCGACCTCGCCATGCCGACTACGCCAGGCAACTCGACTTCGGGTTGACAGTCCACACGTGTGAGTGGTCTATTAGTCACATGCCGACCTCACTTCCGCAGCGACAGCTCTCCACCGCCGACGAACGACGGAAGACCGTGCTCCGGACTGCGGTCAGCGCGTTCGCCGACCGGGGGTACTTCGGGACGACGACGACGGACGTGGCCAAGCGGGCGGGCATCTCGCAGGCGTACGTCTACCGGCTGTTTCCGGACAAGGAGACGCTGTTCGCCGCGGTCGTGGAGCACTGCTTCGCCCTGATCCGCGAGAGCTTCACCGATGGAGCCGCGGCGGCCAGGGGCAGTTCGGCGCAGGAGGTGCTGGACGCGATGGGCGACGCGTACGCCAAGCTCATCGCCGACCGGAGCCTGCTCCTGCTGCAGCTGCACGCCCAGTGCGCGGCGGCGTCGGAGCCGGCCATCCGCGAGGTGGTGCGCGGCGGATACGCGCGGCTCGTCGAGTACGTGCGCGGGGTCTCCGGGGCGTCGGAGGCCGACATCCAGCGGTTCTTCGCCATGGGGACGCTGTGTCATCTGGTGGTCGCCATAGACGCCCACGAGGTCGACGCACCGTGGGCCCGCGCGCTGTCCGACGGACTCCGCCACTACTGACGGGCTCCGTCACGGGTCCCGGTCGCCGGGGCCCTTTTTTCGGTCAGGAGAGTGAGTGGTCAACCACACATTCAACTGAAAGCGACATCCACTACGGAAAGGAAGACCGATGATCCACCACGGCATCCGCTTCACCCTCAAGCCCGGTGTCACACCGGAACAGCTCGAGGAGGCCCTCGAAAGCCTGCGCACCCAGGGCCGCACCATCGCGTCCGTGAAGTCCTTCGTCGTCGGCCGCGACTACGGCGGTGACTACGAGTGGGGCGCCACCTTCGTGATCGAGGACCTCGACGGATACTGGGAGTACCTCATCCACCCCGACCACCTGCGTACGGACCGGCTCGGGCTGCCGCTGGTCGACAAGTTCACGTCGTTCGACATCACCGACGACCCGGACCCGGACACCGGCACGAAGATCGCCGCCCTGCACCAGCGCCGCTTCGACGGCGACGCCGAACTGACGCGGCTCGTCTCGGGCCTGGGGGAGTACGTGGGCAGCGGGGCCCCGGGGGCGCACGGCGACTGACGACAACTCCCCCTGTGAGGGGCGGGCGAGCGGGCGGGCGTACGCAGGGCGCGGCGCCCGCCCGCGCGTTCACGCGTGACGCGGCGCGTCATGCGCGTTCACGCGTGACGCGGCGCCGGCTCGGTCACCGCCTGGCGAAGATCTCCCGGACATCGGCCAGATCCTTCTGCCGATCGTCGTCGTCTCCGTACACGCACTCGGCGGCACGGTGCTCGACGACGGCCTCGGGGGTGAACTCGCGCCCCAGGAGACAGTCCTGGAGGCAGAAACCGAACCCGGACTCCTCGTACATGTCGAGGCCCGAGCGTTCGCAGTGGGCCATCAGCCCGTCGGCGGGCCGCCACTGCTCGCCGTCGTACCAGAAGACGCCGCCGGCGTAGTGGATCGTCGCGCCGGTCTCCTCGTCCTTCAGATTCAGCGACTCGTAGTTCTCCGGCCGGTCGCGCACCAGCCGTACGAGATCCTCGGGCACGCCGTCGTACAGCGACTCCTGGAGGGCGTAGTCCCCCTCCGCGTACAGGTTCAGCGCCGTCTCGTGATCGAAGGTCAGCAGCAGCACGCGCCCGTCCGGCACGAAGTACCAGACGGCCGACTGGCCGCCGCCGTCATTCCACGCGTACCGGGTGGCGGAGCCCACCTTCCGCGCGGGGACGTCGGCCAACTCCCCGGCTATGACCGCCCGCCGCTCCAACTCGTCCACGGGCGTCGCGGCCAGCGCCTTCCACAGCTCTTCACTCATCCCGGGAGGCTACAAGCCGCCCAGGGGCACGGCACCGGTGCCTGCGCCTGCGCCTGCGCCGGAGACGCGACAGGCATCACCTCTTCCGCGCCCGGCAGCGCTTCATGAGGGCGGTGACGGTGTCGTGGTCGGCGTTGCCGTTCAGCGCGGCCAGGAGATCGTCCGGGCACAGCTCGTACAGGTCGCCCCACCACCGGCGCCGGGTGTTGTCCCAGATGCGATAGCCGCCGGGCACGCCCCTGGCCACGTACCGGCGCCTACTCACGGCTGCTCCACGGGCGTTGGGCCACCTGGCCAGGTTATCGCTGATACCGCCGACGGGGGGCACCGGCGGCGGGCCCGTACCGCCGTACGCCCCCGCCCAGTTCGGCCGGAATTCCACCGCCCGGGTGCCGCGTGCCCGGCGATAATGGGCGCCGGCTACCGAGGAGTCCCGGATGCCCCCTCGCGTGCACTTCACCACCGCGGATCTGCTCCGCGTCACGATCGCCGAGCGGCCCGACCCGCTCACCGACGTGATGACGAGCCTGTGCCACATGCAGCGCCGTGACCCCGGGACGGAGCACCTGGAGTGGCAGGCGTGGGCGCGGCCGCGGATCGCGCGCCCGCTGGGCGTGCTCCGCTCGTTCGTGCACCCGATCGGCTACCCGGACTTCCTGACACCGCTCGGCTGCGACGATCTGGACGCCGGGCTCGACGCG includes:
- a CDS encoding TetR/AcrR family transcriptional regulator, which codes for MPTSLPQRQLSTADERRKTVLRTAVSAFADRGYFGTTTTDVAKRAGISQAYVYRLFPDKETLFAAVVEHCFALIRESFTDGAAAARGSSAQEVLDAMGDAYAKLIADRSLLLLQLHAQCAAASEPAIREVVRGGYARLVEYVRGVSGASEADIQRFFAMGTLCHLVVAIDAHEVDAPWARALSDGLRHY
- a CDS encoding Dabb family protein, whose amino-acid sequence is MIHHGIRFTLKPGVTPEQLEEALESLRTQGRTIASVKSFVVGRDYGGDYEWGATFVIEDLDGYWEYLIHPDHLRTDRLGLPLVDKFTSFDITDDPDPDTGTKIAALHQRRFDGDAELTRLVSGLGEYVGSGAPGAHGD